One window of the Pseudomonas sp. S04 genome contains the following:
- a CDS encoding phage baseplate assembly protein V, giving the protein MSYATAEHDRMLAGLVIPCRVVAVDLVAAKVRVSDGGTWVSAWVRWHALAAGKARHWRAPSMGEQGALVSPSGDPAQGTFMPGLYGNAGAQPDNRDHVEVWRFDDGGSLVYDWRAKSYTIKVPTGTVNIEVGSSSAVLTDDAINAKSTAITAEAQTITAKASTITLQGNVQISGQLVVAGNILGGGSIIDTTGNTPNHKH; this is encoded by the coding sequence GTGAGCTACGCGACCGCCGAGCACGACCGCATGCTGGCTGGTCTGGTGATCCCCTGTCGCGTTGTGGCGGTGGATCTGGTGGCCGCTAAGGTAAGGGTGTCGGATGGCGGCACCTGGGTCAGCGCTTGGGTGCGTTGGCATGCTCTGGCCGCTGGCAAGGCCCGCCACTGGCGAGCGCCGAGCATGGGCGAGCAAGGCGCACTGGTGAGCCCTAGCGGCGATCCTGCGCAGGGCACTTTCATGCCGGGGCTGTATGGCAATGCCGGCGCCCAGCCGGACAACCGCGACCATGTCGAGGTGTGGCGCTTCGATGATGGTGGTTCCTTGGTCTACGACTGGAGGGCCAAGAGCTACACCATCAAGGTGCCTACCGGCACGGTCAACATCGAGGTTGGCAGCAGCTCGGCGGTTCTGACCGACGATGCGATCAACGCCAAGTCAACCGCGATCACTGCTGAGGCTCAAACCATCACAGCCAAGGCGTCCACGATCACCTTGCAGGGCAACGTGCAGATCAGTGGGCAGCTAGTAGTCGCGGGCAACATCCTCGGTGGCGGCAGCATCATTGATACCACCGGAAATACGCCGAACCACAAACACTGA
- a CDS encoding phage tail-collar fiber domain-containing protein: protein MSTPLQPVITKAGLAAILRADNTGISAQITHIALGSTGYRPDNGQKSLVNQVAKFPISGGERLSSTLLHLTALADGTAAYWVREVGFLLSDGTLLAVWSHPTEALTYKSANTDLLLAYDLSLAALPANSVTIVSGEAGLSLSLAEPLAAQAAALIAEQLRGLKRSDAVDQETEKLRIVGERINDLSPRMKAAELRQDADREMFAEVHAAQAGSLIAEQLRGLKQQDLAEAEAEAQRVAGEQIYNLLSRMKVAEQRQDADRSGLLSAVVSNAAATVALQTLIASQIHGA, encoded by the coding sequence ATGAGCACACCGTTACAACCTGTGATCACCAAGGCTGGCTTGGCGGCCATCCTGCGTGCCGACAACACCGGTATCTCGGCGCAGATCACCCATATCGCCCTGGGTAGCACCGGTTACAGGCCAGACAATGGGCAGAAAAGCCTCGTTAACCAGGTGGCCAAGTTCCCTATCAGTGGCGGCGAGCGGTTGAGCAGTACGCTGTTGCACCTGACCGCCTTGGCGGATGGAACTGCAGCGTATTGGGTGCGGGAGGTCGGCTTTCTGCTGAGCGACGGCACCTTGCTGGCCGTCTGGTCGCACCCCACCGAGGCGCTGACCTACAAGTCGGCCAATACCGACCTGTTGCTGGCCTACGACCTGTCGCTGGCCGCGCTGCCGGCCAATAGCGTGACCATCGTTAGCGGTGAGGCGGGCTTGAGTTTGAGCCTTGCCGAGCCGCTAGCCGCCCAGGCGGCCGCCCTGATTGCCGAGCAACTACGCGGCCTGAAGCGTAGCGATGCTGTCGATCAGGAGACTGAAAAGCTGCGCATCGTCGGTGAGCGGATCAACGACCTGTCACCGCGTATGAAGGCCGCCGAGCTGCGACAGGACGCTGACCGCGAGATGTTCGCCGAAGTGCATGCCGCTCAGGCCGGCTCGCTGATTGCCGAGCAACTGCGCGGCCTGAAACAGCAGGACCTGGCCGAGGCTGAGGCCGAAGCCCAGCGGGTCGCTGGCGAGCAGATCTACAACCTGTTGTCGCGCATGAAGGTCGCCGAACAGCGTCAAGACGCTGATCGGTCCGGCCTGCTAAGCGCAGTCGTATCCAATGCTGCGGCCACTGTTGCGCTGCAGACCCTTATCGCTTCCCAAATCCACGGAGCCTAA
- a CDS encoding phage tail protein I: MSLLPINSTLLELSLEAASEQGIDPDIIRGVADSARCPPNFLPWLGWAWKVEGWEAANTDAQRRELIREAIPVHKTKGTVGAIRRVLKAVRVNADFKEWHQIPNAAPYTFQVTAWANENREGEGSIISPQLGERLRALIDAAKNERSHYEFRLGARFDGGLLLANASRGRALQRRTVEALPIPMPLSEQGLLLANAANTRCLFRRFAEAQGIPINAESGLQVACATRARAVLRVPMEAVQ; this comes from the coding sequence ATGAGCTTGCTGCCGATCAACTCCACGCTGCTGGAGCTCTCGCTGGAGGCGGCCAGTGAACAAGGCATCGACCCCGATATTATCCGGGGCGTTGCCGACTCGGCGCGCTGTCCACCCAACTTCCTCCCCTGGCTTGGCTGGGCTTGGAAGGTCGAGGGGTGGGAGGCGGCCAACACCGACGCCCAGCGTCGTGAGCTGATCCGCGAGGCGATCCCGGTTCACAAGACCAAAGGCACCGTCGGCGCGATCCGGCGGGTGCTCAAGGCGGTGCGGGTTAACGCGGACTTCAAGGAGTGGCACCAGATACCGAACGCGGCCCCGTACACGTTCCAGGTCACGGCCTGGGCGAACGAGAATCGCGAGGGTGAGGGTTCGATTATTTCGCCGCAGTTAGGGGAGCGCCTGCGCGCCCTGATCGATGCGGCGAAGAACGAGCGCAGCCACTACGAGTTTCGCCTGGGGGCGCGTTTCGATGGCGGCCTGTTGTTGGCCAACGCTTCACGCGGTCGGGCGCTACAGCGGCGCACGGTAGAGGCTCTGCCGATACCCATGCCGCTTTCCGAGCAAGGTCTGTTACTGGCCAATGCCGCCAATACGCGGTGCCTGTTTCGGCGGTTTGCCGAGGCGCAGGGCATCCCCATAAACGCTGAATCGGGCCTGCAGGTCGCGTGTGCTACCCGTGCGCGGGCGGTGCTGCGGGTGCCGATGGAGGCAGTTCAATGA
- a CDS encoding phage tail sheath subtilisin-like domain-containing protein yields the protein MPTSFFHGVTVTSVDTGARNISLPSSSIIGLVDTFTEGSNATAKVGDVVLITSDSEAIAAFGAASAITKACLAIYARSKAVIVASGVAKAVDAAAQTSAIIGGVQASGKRTGLQALLDGKSLFNAKPRIIIAPKHSATQAVATAMDSIAGKLRAIAIIDGPGTTDEAATTYAKLFGSKRLYMVDPGVQLWDTTTSATVDAPASAWAAGVFAYTDSEYGFWCSPSNKDFMGITGTGRAIDFLDGDETCRANLLNNANIATIIRDDGFRLWGNRTLSSDVKWAFVTRVRTMDIVMDAILAGHKWAVDRGITSTYIRDVTEGLQAFMRDLKAQGAIINFEVYADPVLNSASALEQGKVYWNIRFTDVPPAENPNFRIEVTNQWLTEVLDQAA from the coding sequence ATGCCTACTAGCTTCTTTCACGGCGTTACCGTAACGAGCGTCGACACTGGCGCGCGCAATATCTCGCTGCCGTCCTCCTCGATCATTGGCCTGGTCGACACCTTCACCGAGGGTTCGAACGCCACGGCCAAGGTCGGCGACGTGGTGTTGATCACCAGCGATAGCGAGGCAATTGCTGCGTTCGGCGCCGCTTCTGCCATTACCAAGGCGTGCCTGGCCATCTATGCCCGCTCCAAGGCCGTGATCGTCGCGTCTGGCGTGGCCAAGGCCGTCGACGCAGCGGCACAGACCTCGGCGATTATTGGCGGCGTGCAGGCCAGCGGTAAGCGTACCGGTCTGCAGGCGTTACTCGATGGCAAGAGCCTTTTCAACGCTAAGCCGCGAATCATCATCGCGCCCAAGCACAGCGCAACCCAGGCGGTAGCGACTGCCATGGATTCGATTGCTGGCAAGCTGCGTGCTATCGCCATCATCGACGGCCCCGGCACCACCGACGAAGCGGCCACGACTTACGCCAAGCTGTTCGGCTCCAAGCGCTTGTACATGGTTGATCCGGGCGTGCAGCTGTGGGACACCACCACCAGTGCCACCGTCGATGCACCGGCCTCGGCCTGGGCGGCGGGCGTGTTTGCCTACACCGACAGCGAATACGGTTTCTGGTGCTCGCCATCGAACAAAGACTTCATGGGCATTACCGGCACCGGCCGCGCGATCGACTTCTTGGACGGCGACGAGACGTGCCGGGCCAACCTGCTCAACAACGCCAATATTGCGACGATCATTCGCGACGATGGTTTCCGCCTGTGGGGCAACCGCACCCTGTCGAGCGATGTCAAGTGGGCGTTTGTCACCCGCGTGCGCACCATGGACATCGTCATGGACGCGATTCTTGCTGGCCACAAGTGGGCAGTCGACCGGGGCATTACCTCGACCTATATCCGCGACGTAACCGAAGGTCTGCAGGCCTTTATGCGCGACCTGAAAGCTCAGGGCGCAATCATCAACTTCGAGGTCTACGCCGACCCGGTGCTCAACTCGGCCAGCGCGCTGGAGCAGGGCAAGGTGTACTGGAACATTCGCTTTACGGACGTTCCGCCGGCTGAGAACCCAAATTTCCGTATCGAAGTCACCAACCAGTGGCTGACCGAAGTCCTCGACCAAGCCGCTTAA
- a CDS encoding phage tail assembly protein: MNKPLPKYLKLTTESVTINLSKPTEMNGIKVDTITLRAPTVRDIRNSTQTSGGDDEQREMNLFASLAEVHVKDLEGLAYKDYNRLATGYTFLVRDDEL, translated from the coding sequence ATGAACAAGCCACTACCGAAGTACCTTAAGCTGACCACCGAAAGCGTCACCATCAACCTGTCCAAGCCCACCGAAATGAACGGTATCAAGGTTGACACCATCACCCTGCGGGCCCCGACCGTGCGCGATATTCGCAACTCTACCCAGACCTCGGGTGGCGATGATGAGCAACGTGAAATGAATCTGTTCGCGTCGCTGGCCGAGGTCCACGTCAAGGACCTGGAAGGCCTTGCTTACAAGGACTATAACCGCCTGGCGACCGGCTACACGTTTCTGGTGCGAGACGACGAGCTTTAA
- a CDS encoding GPW/gp25 family protein → MIGLDRRTGQQTTGLDHLRQSIEDILTTPTGSRRMRPDYGSNLRRYVDLPVNEGWKSAVQAEVARALVRWEPRLKLERVRVTAVVGGQITLQLTGEYLGNSAVLEVSA, encoded by the coding sequence ATGATTGGCCTGGACCGCCGCACTGGCCAGCAAACCACCGGCCTCGATCATTTGCGGCAGTCGATCGAGGACATTTTGACCACGCCCACTGGCAGCCGGCGCATGCGGCCGGACTACGGCAGCAATTTGCGTCGTTACGTCGACCTTCCAGTTAACGAGGGCTGGAAAAGCGCCGTGCAGGCAGAAGTGGCCCGTGCCCTGGTGCGCTGGGAGCCGCGCTTGAAGCTTGAGCGCGTCCGCGTGACGGCTGTTGTAGGCGGCCAAATCACCCTGCAGCTGACGGGTGAGTACCTGGGCAATTCTGCCGTACTGGAGGTAAGCGCATGA
- a CDS encoding phage major tail tube protein, producing MAMIPETLANLNLFVDGQSFNGDVPNLTLPKLTLKTEEHRAGGMDIPIELDMGMEKMEANFTTTGQRKESLKFFGLADGNAFNGVFRGSYKIQKGETKAVIVTLRGTLKEIDMGDWKAGDKAEVKHAIGVTYYKLEVGGVVIYEIDPVGMRRVINGVDQLAGQRNDLGL from the coding sequence ATGGCAATGATTCCCGAAACTCTGGCCAACCTGAACCTGTTTGTGGACGGCCAAAGCTTCAATGGCGACGTACCCAACCTGACCCTGCCAAAGCTCACGCTCAAGACTGAAGAACACCGTGCCGGCGGCATGGATATCCCTATTGAGCTGGACATGGGCATGGAGAAGATGGAAGCCAACTTCACCACCACCGGCCAACGCAAAGAGTCGTTGAAGTTCTTCGGCCTGGCCGATGGCAACGCTTTCAACGGCGTATTTCGTGGCTCCTACAAGATCCAGAAAGGCGAGACCAAAGCGGTCATCGTCACTCTGCGTGGCACGCTCAAAGAAATCGATATGGGCGACTGGAAGGCCGGTGACAAGGCCGAGGTCAAGCACGCCATCGGCGTGACGTACTACAAGCTCGAAGTCGGCGGCGTGGTGATCTATGAGATCGACCCGGTCGGCATGAGACGCGTCATCAACGGCGTCGACCAACTGGCCGGCCAGCGAAACGACCTCGGCCTGTAA
- a CDS encoding baseplate assembly protein — protein sequence MIDLSLLPSPDVVETLEFEVLYQETLGNFREHMGDQWTAVLESDPVVKLLEVAAYQKLLGRARVNSAAKASLLAYATGADLVNRAADYGVEPLVIRPADPDAVPPVALVMESDEALRYRARLSLEALSVAGSRGAYEYHGLSASAELVNVSVDSPRFSGVELSAEVRAQLPPGAIVVVCDYDAGLTNPLPGDVSLAILPRRDSTTPAAQLVATVQTALSAESVRPLTDRPRVQAGAAAEFKVQAVLQVEAGPDPEVVKATARKGLDAAIAEARRLEGQLPLSAIYAALHVTGISRVDLLHPVEGLVCDKRHFPSCTSISLTTQVVG from the coding sequence ATGATCGATCTTTCTTTGCTGCCGTCGCCGGACGTGGTGGAGACGCTGGAATTCGAGGTGCTGTATCAGGAAACCCTCGGCAACTTCCGCGAGCATATGGGCGATCAATGGACTGCGGTTTTGGAGTCCGACCCCGTGGTCAAGCTGCTGGAGGTGGCGGCCTACCAGAAATTGTTGGGCCGGGCACGGGTCAATTCGGCGGCCAAGGCCAGCTTGCTGGCTTATGCCACTGGCGCGGACCTAGTTAATCGTGCGGCTGACTACGGCGTTGAGCCGCTGGTAATCAGGCCGGCCGACCCTGACGCAGTGCCGCCTGTGGCGTTGGTGATGGAGAGCGACGAGGCATTGCGTTACCGCGCGCGCCTGTCGCTTGAAGCGCTGTCAGTAGCTGGCAGCCGTGGTGCCTACGAGTACCACGGGCTGAGCGCGTCGGCCGAGCTGGTCAACGTGTCGGTCGACTCACCCCGGTTTTCCGGGGTTGAGTTGAGTGCTGAGGTCCGGGCGCAACTGCCGCCCGGGGCGATTGTGGTGGTCTGCGACTATGACGCGGGCTTGACCAATCCGCTGCCCGGCGACGTTTCCCTGGCCATTCTGCCGAGACGGGACAGCACTACGCCGGCGGCGCAGCTGGTGGCCACGGTGCAGACGGCGCTATCAGCCGAGAGTGTGCGGCCATTGACTGACCGCCCACGCGTCCAGGCCGGTGCTGCCGCTGAGTTCAAGGTGCAGGCCGTCCTGCAGGTAGAGGCGGGGCCAGATCCTGAAGTGGTCAAGGCCACGGCGCGCAAAGGCCTGGATGCAGCCATTGCCGAGGCCCGGCGGCTAGAGGGCCAGTTGCCACTGTCGGCGATCTACGCGGCGTTACACGTAACGGGCATCAGCCGTGTGGACTTGCTCCACCCAGTTGAAGGGTTGGTATGTGATAAGCGGCATTTCCCCAGTTGCACGTCGATATCGCTGACAACGCAGGTGGTGGGATGA
- a CDS encoding phage tail tape measure protein yields the protein MASRLALSLVIGGAVASSVGAAFNTVEGRIKKLEDKGNKAKVLKSTIGETIKLRDEWKRAHDVGAAGADKLLRKLDGNLEALRKQGVEVGRLGREYQRLGREAKAADLQMKGHQQLQAGKSSLKSNIGQSVVATGMAAVPTMISANYQAVIRDIAIKADVVNKTEERQLTRTVIDTSQETGMSRNDVADLVNQLVGAGMELNKALSYAPTAAKFAIGQGASGVDTASMIMALQQNAKINDPKVMQQALEAIAYQGQAGSFEASDMAKWFPQLLAGMEKNGITGMESVTSLGAMLQVQMKTAGSSDEAANNFKNWMEKIGSGDVVKAYNDVGIDYQASLNTGLQKGMSVIESSMALAMKYVQATDPAKAKKIKDAQAGIDKEVDPEKAKAALEALEKTLRTGDLFADMQVKAALTAYAQNRGLYNELKADSQKASGILDKNLAERRETSAQQWAELGQAVDDSMRSIGDAIRPATDLAAKGLTKLARGITSLSDNFQPVVLGIAGITAAVLAFKTASSALKIGRGVYNIARGRGLEHLAGRAGRADRAPIELPKTGNKVVDTGLSVLGKVFSARTTEAVPADDPEAGGNVLQRVFVVNANAFAGVGSGVANSAPAGAARGSRRSRRRERRRAAKQGPVAQPAAKVDAPAAPPAKRRMFKAVPAALTGGDELGKVARSMRGVTRLAKRLPGGNFMDAGTAALDVALNAKTQDEKAEGYGAAGGSLAGTLAGAAAGAAIGSVVPVIGTAVGGAVGAVLGGMGGESVGAWLGKHWFGDEQPEGEAKPLTETPSLPGEALRVTLEPGQEAKSAPMPALGLTVREPVKAVAPAPTVVKPVIPPSKPEPVLQAPVAVPAAVDSRERVPVAEPVPVALGQTVREPVKAVAPAPTVVKPVIKPAKPEPEPQAPVAVPAAVDSRERVSVAEPMQAPVPALGQTVREPVKAVAPAPTVVKPVITPAKPEPVPRAPVVVLAAVDNRERVPVAEPMPAAVPALGQTLREPVKAVAPAPTVVKPVITPAKPEPVAQAPVVVPAAVDNRERVVVAEPVPAAVPALGQTVREPVKAVAPAPTVVKPVIKPAKPEPVPQAPVALPEAVDSRERVPVAQPVPAPVPALGQTVREPVKAVAPAPTVVKPVITPAKPEPVPQAPVAVPVAADNREREPVAEPMSAPVPALGQTMREPVKAVAPASTVVKPVITPAAPESVPRAPVVVLAAVDNRERVPVAEPVSAPAPALGQTVREPFKAIAPAPTVVKPVIMPAAPEPEPQVPVVPAAGDNPERVPVVEPMPTPVVALGQTVREPVKTVAPVPTVVQPVITPAAPEPVPQAPLAVPAAADNRERVPVAEPMPAPPLGTAMRDLVKAMPAAPAPVLVKPLVMLAQQPAALVPLVPPVVVDNRERQPVVERVSPDTRPTAPVPAGPPSFGEVVREMAKSAPSVPRLPEQAKPAKAPEPAKLPAPKVEQSFTFAPVIKLDVHGDVKDPEQVVRELESPLRRLFEAFQRDVSARMSSAQLFDQPHI from the coding sequence ATGGCAAGCAGGCTAGCGTTGTCACTGGTGATTGGGGGTGCCGTCGCCTCATCGGTCGGCGCCGCGTTTAACACGGTCGAAGGCCGTATAAAAAAGCTCGAGGACAAGGGCAACAAGGCCAAGGTGCTCAAAAGCACCATTGGCGAAACCATCAAACTGCGCGACGAGTGGAAGCGCGCGCACGACGTCGGGGCCGCTGGCGCCGACAAGCTGCTACGCAAGCTCGACGGCAACCTGGAGGCCTTGCGTAAGCAGGGTGTCGAGGTCGGCCGCCTCGGTCGGGAGTACCAGCGCCTTGGCCGAGAGGCGAAGGCCGCCGATCTGCAGATGAAGGGCCACCAGCAGCTGCAGGCGGGCAAGTCCTCACTTAAGTCGAACATCGGGCAGTCCGTGGTCGCCACGGGCATGGCCGCCGTGCCAACGATGATCAGCGCGAACTATCAAGCGGTCATCCGTGACATTGCGATCAAGGCTGATGTCGTCAACAAGACCGAGGAAAGGCAGCTAACTCGGACCGTGATCGACACGTCGCAAGAAACCGGCATGTCGCGCAATGACGTGGCCGACCTGGTCAACCAGTTGGTCGGCGCCGGCATGGAGCTGAACAAGGCGCTGTCTTATGCGCCGACGGCCGCCAAGTTCGCAATTGGCCAGGGCGCCTCGGGCGTCGACACCGCGTCGATGATTATGGCGCTGCAGCAGAACGCCAAGATCAACGATCCGAAGGTTATGCAGCAGGCCCTGGAGGCCATCGCCTACCAAGGCCAGGCGGGCAGCTTCGAGGCCAGCGATATGGCCAAGTGGTTCCCGCAACTGCTGGCCGGCATGGAAAAGAACGGCATCACCGGCATGGAGTCGGTCACGTCCCTGGGCGCGATGCTGCAAGTGCAAATGAAGACCGCCGGCAGCTCGGACGAAGCCGCGAACAACTTCAAAAACTGGATGGAAAAGATCGGCTCTGGCGACGTGGTCAAGGCCTACAACGACGTAGGTATTGATTACCAAGCTTCGCTGAACACTGGCCTGCAGAAGGGCATGAGCGTCATTGAGTCGTCCATGGCCTTGGCCATGAAGTACGTCCAAGCGACCGATCCGGCCAAGGCCAAAAAGATCAAGGATGCTCAGGCCGGTATCGACAAGGAAGTTGATCCGGAGAAAGCCAAGGCCGCGTTGGAGGCGCTGGAGAAGACCCTGCGCACCGGCGACCTGTTCGCCGACATGCAGGTTAAGGCCGCGCTCACGGCCTACGCGCAGAACCGAGGTCTGTACAACGAGCTGAAAGCTGATTCGCAGAAGGCTTCGGGGATTCTCGACAAAAACCTGGCCGAGCGCCGCGAGACCTCGGCGCAGCAGTGGGCTGAGTTAGGCCAGGCGGTCGATGACTCGATGCGCAGCATCGGGGACGCCATCCGCCCGGCCACGGATTTGGCGGCCAAGGGACTGACCAAGCTCGCCCGGGGCATTACCTCGCTATCGGACAACTTCCAGCCGGTTGTGCTGGGTATTGCCGGCATTACCGCTGCGGTGTTGGCGTTCAAGACCGCATCCAGCGCGCTGAAAATCGGTCGAGGGGTGTACAACATCGCCCGCGGCCGAGGCCTTGAGCATCTGGCCGGCCGAGCTGGCCGTGCCGATCGCGCTCCGATCGAGTTACCCAAGACCGGCAACAAGGTCGTGGACACCGGCCTTAGCGTGCTGGGCAAGGTGTTTTCTGCCCGTACGACCGAGGCCGTTCCGGCTGACGATCCCGAGGCGGGTGGAAACGTCCTGCAGCGCGTGTTCGTGGTGAATGCAAATGCGTTTGCCGGGGTCGGCAGTGGCGTTGCAAATAGCGCCCCTGCAGGAGCTGCTAGGGGCAGTCGGAGAAGTCGCCGGCGGGAGCGTAGGCGCGCGGCGAAGCAGGGGCCTGTGGCGCAGCCAGCAGCGAAGGTGGATGCGCCCGCCGCGCCACCTGCCAAGCGCCGGATGTTTAAGGCGGTGCCAGCGGCGTTAACTGGTGGCGACGAACTGGGTAAGGTGGCGCGCTCGATGCGAGGCGTTACGCGCCTGGCCAAGCGTTTGCCAGGTGGTAATTTCATGGATGCCGGCACGGCCGCGCTCGATGTTGCGCTGAATGCCAAGACCCAAGACGAAAAGGCCGAGGGTTACGGCGCCGCCGGCGGCAGTCTCGCGGGCACGCTCGCGGGTGCTGCTGCCGGCGCGGCCATTGGTTCGGTCGTGCCGGTCATTGGTACCGCCGTCGGCGGTGCAGTCGGTGCCGTCCTGGGCGGCATGGGTGGTGAGTCGGTCGGCGCCTGGCTGGGCAAGCACTGGTTTGGTGATGAGCAGCCTGAAGGGGAGGCTAAGCCCCTGACGGAAACACCGTCGTTACCAGGTGAGGCGTTACGCGTAACGCTGGAGCCTGGCCAGGAGGCCAAGTCGGCACCGATGCCTGCCCTGGGCCTGACTGTGCGCGAGCCGGTCAAAGCCGTTGCGCCGGCACCGACAGTGGTTAAGCCGGTCATCCCGCCGTCGAAGCCCGAGCCGGTGCTGCAGGCACCGGTGGCGGTCCCTGCAGCAGTCGACAGCCGGGAGCGTGTGCCGGTTGCCGAGCCTGTGCCGGTAGCGCTGGGCCAAACCGTGCGCGAGCCGGTTAAAGCCGTTGCGCCGGCGCCGACAGTGGTTAAGCCGGTCATCAAGCCGGCGAAACCCGAGCCGGAGCCCCAGGCGCCGGTGGCGGTCCCTGCAGCAGTCGACAGCCGGGAGCGTGTGTCGGTTGCCGAGCCTATGCAGGCACCGGTACCTGCCCTGGGCCAGACCGTGCGCGAGCCGGTCAAAGCCGTTGCGCCGGCGCCGACAGTGGTTAAGCCGGTCATCACACCGGCGAAACCCGAGCCGGTGCCCCGGGCGCCGGTGGTGGTCCTTGCAGCAGTCGACAACCGGGAGCGTGTGCCGGTCGCCGAGCCTATGCCAGCAGCGGTGCCTGCCCTGGGCCAGACCTTGCGCGAGCCGGTCAAAGCCGTTGCGCCAGCGCCGACAGTGGTTAAGCCGGTCATCACGCCGGCGAAGCCCGAGCCGGTGGCCCAGGCGCCGGTGGTGGTCCCTGCAGCGGTCGACAACCGGGAGCGTGTGGTGGTTGCCGAGCCTGTGCCGGCAGCAGTGCCCGCTCTGGGTCAGACCGTGCGCGAGCCGGTTAAAGCCGTTGCGCCGGCGCCGACAGTGGTTAAGCCGGTCATCAAGCCGGCGAAACCCGAGCCGGTGCCCCAGGCGCCGGTGGCGCTCCCTGAAGCGGTCGACAGCCGGGAGCGTGTGCCAGTTGCCCAGCCTGTGCCGGCACCGGTGCCTGCCCTGGGCCAGACCGTGCGCGAGCCGGTCAAAGCCGTTGCGCCGGCGCCGACAGTGGTTAAGCCGGTCATCACGCCGGCGAAGCCCGAGCCGGTGCCCCAGGCGCCGGTGGCGGTCCCTGTAGCGGCCGACAACCGGGAGCGTGAGCCGGTTGCTGAGCCTATGTCGGCACCGGTACCCGCTCTGGGCCAGACCATGCGCGAGCCGGTCAAAGCCGTTGCGCCGGCGTCGACAGTGGTTAAGCCGGTCATTACGCCGGCGGCGCCCGAGTCGGTGCCCCGGGCGCCGGTGGTGGTCCTTGCAGCGGTCGACAACCGGGAGCGTGTGCCGGTTGCTGAGCCGGTGTCGGCACCCGCACCCGCCCTGGGCCAGACTGTGCGCGAGCCGTTCAAAGCCATTGCGCCGGCGCCGACAGTGGTTAAGCCGGTCATCATGCCGGCAGCGCCCGAGCCGGAGCCCCAAGTACCGGTCGTACCTGCAGCGGGCGACAACCCGGAGCGTGTGCCGGTTGTAGAGCCTATGCCGACACCGGTAGTTGCCCTTGGCCAGACCGTGCGCGAGCCGGTCAAAACCGTTGCGCCTGTGCCGACAGTGGTTCAGCCGGTCATCACGCCGGCGGCGCCCGAGCCGGTGCCCCAGGCGCCGCTGGCGGTCCCTGCAGCAGCCGACAACCGGGAGCGTGTGCCGGTTGCCGAGCCTATGCCGGCACCTCCCCTGGGCACTGCCATGCGCGACCTGGTCAAGGCCATGCCGGCCGCTCCGGCACCGGTGCTGGTCAAGCCGCTGGTAATGCTTGCGCAGCAGCCTGCGGCACTCGTGCCGCTCGTGCCGCCGGTGGTGGTCGACAACCGGGAGCGTCAGCCAGTCGTTGAGCGAGTATCGCCTGATACCCGGCCTACAGCACCGGTACCGGCCGGACCACCTTCCTTCGGGGAGGTGGTGCGCGAAATGGCCAAGTCGGCTCCGTCGGTGCCACGGCTGCCCGAACAGGCCAAGCCAGCCAAGGCGCCCGAGCCGGCGAAGTTGCCAGCGCCGAAGGTCGAGCAGTCGTTTACTTTCGCGCCGGTTATCAAGCTCGACGTGCATGGCGATGTGAAGGACCCCGAGCAAGTGGTGCGCGAACTGGAGTCACCCCTGCGTCGCCTGTTTGAGGCCTTCCAGCGTGATGTATCGGCGCGCATGTCCTCGGCTCAACTGTTTGATCAACCACATATCTAA